A portion of the Oreochromis niloticus isolate F11D_XX linkage group LG10, O_niloticus_UMD_NMBU, whole genome shotgun sequence genome contains these proteins:
- the LOC100708099 gene encoding solute carrier family 22 member 5, translating into MKDYTETIGFLGQWGRFQQIVFFSLIATIMPNGFGAFTLVFLTDTPSHHCLVSGINLTEDWRKSVIPIREVDGKQELSRCSRYRLDVVRNLSAQGYIPGMDVNLTDLEEEGCVDGWSYSKDIYESTIVSEFDLVCSNQWKQPFTSTVFFVGVLLGSFFSGQLSDRYGRKPILFAALALQTVFTFAQVFSGSWIMFLIILFINGLGQMSNFVAALVLGSEVLTGKVRVLYSSLGTCLGFAIGYMILPLLAYFLRDWKSLSLALSLPCVAYIPFWWLMPESPRWLLSQGRVEEAEAIIRTAAKWNKVQAPRIIFEDCGTEKMQTHSKEHYNVFDLLRQSSIRATTLILCFVLFTMIVGYYSLSFNTAQLHENPYISCFISAVVEIPAYISSWLALLYLPRRLSVILTLVFGAVPLYLIQLVPDDLSNLSLALEMLGKYSITTGSSLMFAYTAELYPTVLRNTATGISNTVSRIGSCIAPLLLSLGMYYKYLPHIILGTLAVVAAFAALFLPESFKKPLPETIEQMHRRERMECPCLTRSMTPVPVVPLDSPL; encoded by the exons ATGAAAGATTATACTGAAACCATTGGCTTTCTGGGGCAGTGGGGACGTTTCCAGCAAATTGTCTTCTTCTCGCTCATTGCCACCATCATGCCAAATGGATTTGGTGCTTTCACTCTCGTTTTTCTGACTGATACACCAAGTCATCACTGCCTGGTATCTGGCATCAACCTCACTGAAGACTGGCGTAAAAGTGTCATCCCAATCAGA GAGgtggatgggaaacaggagctGAGCAGATGCAGCAGATACAGGTTGGATGTGGTTAGAAATCTCTCTGCTCAGGGATATATTCCTGGCATGGATGTCAACCTTACGGACCTGGAGGAGGAGGGCTGTGTAGATGGGTGGAGCTATAGCAAAGACATCTATGAATCCACTATAGTTTCTGAG TTTGACTTGGTGTGCAGTAACCAATGGAAGCAGCCGTTCACATCCACTGTTTTCTTCGTGGGAGTGCTCCTTGGATCATTCTTCTCAGGCCAGCTGTCAGACAG ATATGGCAGAAAACCCATTCTTTTTGCAGCTTTGGCACTACAGACAGTTTTCACCTTTGCTCAAGTCTTTTCTGGTTCATGGATTATGTtcctcatcatcctcttcatcaacGGTTTGGGACAGATGTCCAACTTTGTGGCTGCTCTTGTGTTGG GTTCTGAGGTCTTAACTGGCAAAGTGCGTGTCCTTTACTCATCTTTGGGCACATGTCTAGGCTTTGCTATTGGATACATGATACTTCCACTCTTAGCATACTTTTTAAGGGACTGGAAATCACTGTCATTGGCTTTATCTTTGCCTTGTGTGGCCTACATCCCCTTTTGGTG GCTTATGCCAGAGTCTCCCCGGTGGTTGCTTTCTCAAGGCAGAGTTGAGGAAGCCGAGGCCATTATAAGAACTGCTGCTAAGTGGAACAAAGTTCAAGCTCCGAGGATCATCTTTGAAGATTGTGGT ACAGAAAAGATGCAGACACACTCAAAGGAGCATTACAATGTCTTTGACCTGCTGAGGCAGAGCAGCATCAGAGCCACAACACTCATCCTCTGCTTTGTGTT GTTCACTATGATTGTTGGCTACTATAGCCTGTCTTTCAATACAGCACAACTCCATGAAAACCCCTACATCAGTTGCTTCATCTCAGCAGTTGTAGAGATTCCAGCATACATTTCCAGCTGGTTGGCTCTGCTATACCTTCCACGACGGCTGTCTGTGATCCTTACGTTGGTCTTTGGAGCGGTGCCACTCTACCTGATTCAACTTGTTCCAGACG ATCTATCAAATCTGTCTCTTGCACTGGAAATGCTGGGTAAGTATTCAATCACGACTGGTTCCTCCCTGATGTTCGCCTACACCGCAGAGCTTTACCCAACAGTGCTCAGAAACACAGCAACGGGGATAAGCAATACTGTTTCCAGAATTGGAAGTTGCATTGCCCCTTTATTGTTAAGTCTGG GTATGTATTATAAGTATCTACCTCATATTATATTGGGGACTCTGGCTGTTGTGGCTGCCTTTGCGGCTCTTTTCCTTCCGGAGAGTTTTAAGAAACCTCTTCCTGAAACTATTGAACAAATGCACAGACGAGAAAG
- the LOC109203799 gene encoding uncharacterized protein LOC109203799 — protein MYCPYCGIQLVGQIGVFCGSCGTNIQVLAPFIENGPVSVTDIINKYFSEGHTYEVILDFLENKHNICMSLRTLKKRLKDAGMTRRTDFTPTDIVISTVTQELRGSGQLLGYRSMCQTLRQKYNLTVKRNDVMHILSRLDPYGVKRRCKRRFVRRGYFSEGPNQVWHVDGYDKLKPFGVAISACVDGFSRKVMWLNCGSSNNDPGVIAKYYMECVTRFGQLPACLRTDCGTENGTMAAIHCALRSDHGDELAGAHSHMYGTSTTNQRIESWWSSFRKQRTQFWIELFSDLRERHLFNGSHEHKCLLRYVFLNVLQKELDEYRDLWNTHTIRPVRQSCCPSGKPEAMYHLPHRYVFSPCILFHSFTKIFLPQYSVLYVQDTCPACCYSTFCSFI, from the exons ATGTATTGTCCATATTGTGGAATCCAGCTAGTGGGGCAAATTGGAGTTTTTTGTGGGTCCTGTGGAACTAACATTCAAGTTTTAGCACCTTTTATAGAGAATG GCCCAGTCTCAGTCACAGACATCATCAATAAGTATTTCTCTGAGGGCCATACATATGAAGTGATCCTGGACTTTCTTGAAAACAAGCATAATATTTGTATGAGTCTGAGAACATTAAAGAAGAGGCTAAAAGATGCTGGAATGACTAGAAGGACTGACTTTACTCCCACTGACATTGTCATTTCCACTGTTACACAAGAACTGAGAGGCTCAGGTCAGCTTCTGGGTTACAGATCCATGTGTCAGACACTGCGACAAAAGTATAATCTGACAGTTAAAAGAAATGATGTAATGCACATACTCTCAAGACTAGATCCATATGGTGTTAAGCGTCGCTGTAAACGCCGGTTTGTTCGAAGAGGATATTTTTCAGAAGGACCAAATCAAGTGTGGCATGTGGATGGATATGATAAGCTGAAACCCTTTGGTGTTGCTATTAGTGCATGTGTCGATGGATTTTCAAGGAAAGTTATGTGGCTCAACTGTGGCAGCTCAAATAATGACCCAGGTGTTATTGCAAAATATTATATGGAGTGCGTGACACGGTTTGGTCAACTTCCAGCATGCCTTCGTACAGACTGTGGCACAGAAAATGGCACAATGGCAGCCATTCACTGTGCTTTAAGATCAGACCATGGAGATGAACTTGCAGGAGCCCACAGTCATATGTATGGCACCTCAACTACAAATCAACGGATTGAAAGTTGGTGGTCTTCGTTCAGAAAGCAAAG AACTCAGTTCTGGATTGAACTCTTCAGTGACCTGAGGGAGAGGCATCTTTTCAACGGCAGTCATGAACATAAATGCCTTCTACGATATGTCTTCCTCAATGTCTTGCAAAAAGAGCTTGACGAGTACAGAGATCTCTGGAACACTCACACCATCCGACCTGTGCGCCAATCTTGTTGTCCATCTGGTAAACCAGAAGCCATGTATCACCTACCTCATAGGTATGTATTTAGTCcatgtattttatttcataGTTTTACTAAAATTTTTCTTCCTCAGTATAGTGTATTGTATGTGCAGGATACCTGTCCAGCTTGCTGTTATTCCACCTTttgttcatttatataa
- the LOC102080603 gene encoding uncharacterized protein LOC102080603 isoform X2, with protein sequence MYCPFCGFQFENLTKFCCSCGKDISFVPAKDASTEQEHSRAKTVVQQFFKYREGKEAERRMFSKSKKKSMKTVKISVGIMNKQKTGMRPIRGKSLPLHVDPSWSSERLLGAAIKKLKDFNQDMKDVEYILLYPDGSQIKNIPGTDTPFTIELYKEAVGKSYQRITLFVCTLEDFLSEYVSASEDEEDDEVIVRVPPVTSPLSDTVLWSSPESSTPEPIRRSPSISQTSDVQVQCGTESQMASTSGEHTTSYNIYTNIYAPVVIDSSSSDAEGEELQKENCDEPDGLTAADVISNLALKINKTSCSRFNINRANVWDGAYRGFRRSSYSPNSGMMVKFSDDVGLAEEAIDTGGPTREFLTLLMEAIRTRRIFEGKDYAKYLTFHSKGPCCLSPNFFMYLVGKDKTFEAPIDDITDEEIKKALLEIKNATSLSELRVISEKHSSMLQTAGCYRFMRTLEDKKKVVADYIQWYFIYRNHLSIQSFREGLATLDFLNALEQHPSLFFSFMCYTETRLTADLLENIFHVQFGPPGSSRRQEETRVISYWQDYLLSVDCIKFGWKC encoded by the exons ATGTATTGTCCATTCTGTGGATTCCAGTTTGAGAACTTGACAAAATTTTGCTGTTCCTGTGGAAAAGACATAAGTTTTGTACCAGCTAAAGATGCTTCCACAGAACAAGAACACTCAAGAG CCAAGACAGTTGTTCAGCAGTTCTTCAAGTACCGTGAAGGTAAAGAGGCAGAAAGGAGGATGTTCtcaaaatccaaaaagaaatcaaTGAAAACAGTGAAG ATTTCTGTTGGGATcatgaacaaacaaaagactGGCATGAGACCCATAAGAGGGAAATCACTACCATTACATGTTGACCCAAGCTGGTCATCTGAGAGGCTGTTGGGTGCTGCcattaaaaaactgaaagattTCAACCAAGATATGAAAGATGTAGAATACATCCTGCTCTACCCTGATGGCtctcaaataaaaaatattccAGGAACTGACACACCCTTTACGATTGAACTCTACAAAGAGGCCGTTGGCAAGTCTTACCAAAGAATTACACTATTTGTCTGCACACTTGAGGACTTTTTGTCAGAAT ATGTTAGTGCTTCagaagatgaggaggatgatgaaGTTATCGTTAGGGTACCACCCGTTACGTCACCCCTCTCTGACACAGTG CTTTGGTCAAGTCCAGAAAGCAGTACACCAGAGCCTATACGTCG GTCACCTTCAATATCCCAAACATCTGATGTGCAA GTTCAGTGTGGTACAGAATCTCAAATGGCATCCACATCAGGAGAACATACTACAAGTTACAA TATCTATACCAATATCTATGCACCTGTCGTTATTGACAGCAGTTCTTCAGATGCTGAGGGAGAGGAGTTGCAAAAGGAAAACTG TGATGAACCTGATGGATTGACGGCTGCAGATGTCATCTCAAATCTGGCTCTGAAGATCAACAAAACCTCCTGTAGCAGATTCAACATTAACAGAGCCAATGTCTGGGATGGTGCCTACCGAGGCTTCAGAAGGTCTTCATATAGTCCCAACTCTGGCATGATGGTGAAATTCTCTGATGACGTGGGGCTGGCTGAAGAGGCAATAGACACAGGTGGGCCTACTCGAGAATTTCTCACCCTTTTGATGGAAGCCATAAGGACGAGAAGAATATTCGAAGGAAAAGACTATGCCAAATATCTCACATTTCATAGTAAAG GGCCATGTTGTTTATCTCCAAACTTCTTTATGTACCTTGTTGGAAAAGACAAGACATTCGAGGCACCAATTGATGATATAACAGATGAAGAAATCAAGAAGGCTCTACTAGAG ATAAAGAATGCAACATCTCTAAGTGAGCTCCGAGTAATCTCAGAAAAACACTCAAGCATGCTCCAGACAGCAGGATGCTATCGATTCATGAGGACACTGGAGGATAAGAAGAAGGTAGTAGCGGATTACATTCAGTGGTACTTCATCTACCGAAACCATCTTTCCATCCAAAG TTTCAGAGAGGGTCTAGCAACACTGGATTTTCTAAACGCCCTGGAACAGCATCCTTCACTCTTCTTCTCATTCATGTGCTACACTGAGACCAGGCTGACAGCTGATCTTCTGGAGAACATCTTTCATGTGCAGTTTGGTCCACCTGGCAGCTCTAGGCGTCAAGAGGAGACAAGAGTAATAAGCTACTGGCAAGACTATCTGCTTTCTGTAGACTGTATTAAATTTGGTTGGAAATGTTGA
- the LOC102080603 gene encoding uncharacterized protein LOC102080603 isoform X3 translates to MYCPFCGFQFENLTKFCCSCGKDISFVPAKDASTEQEHSRAKTVVQQFFKYREGKEAERRMFSKSKKKSMKTVKISVGIMNKQKTGMRPIRGKSLPLHVDPSWSSERLLGAAIKKLKDFNQDMKDVEYILLYPDGSQIKNIPGTDTPFTIELYKEAVGKSYQRITLFVCTLEDFLSEYVSASEDEEDDEVIVRVPPVTSPLSDTVLWSSPESSTPEPIRRSPSISQTSDVQVQCGTESQMASTSGEHTTSYNIYTNIYAPVVIDSSSSDAEGEELQKENCDEPDGLTAADVISNLALKINKTSCSRFNINRANVWDGAYRGFRRSSYSPNSGMMVKFSDDVGLAEEAIDTAADENEYFYIGRMIAVSIVHGGPGPCCLSPNFFMYLVGKDKTFEAPIDDITDEEIKKALLEIKNATSLSELRVISEKHSSMLQTAGCYRFMRTLEDKKKVVADYIQWYFIYRNHLSIQSFREGLATLDFLNALEQHPSLFFSFMCYTETRLTADLLENIFHVQFGPPGSSRRQEETRVISYWQDYLLSVDCIKFGWKC, encoded by the exons ATGTATTGTCCATTCTGTGGATTCCAGTTTGAGAACTTGACAAAATTTTGCTGTTCCTGTGGAAAAGACATAAGTTTTGTACCAGCTAAAGATGCTTCCACAGAACAAGAACACTCAAGAG CCAAGACAGTTGTTCAGCAGTTCTTCAAGTACCGTGAAGGTAAAGAGGCAGAAAGGAGGATGTTCtcaaaatccaaaaagaaatcaaTGAAAACAGTGAAG ATTTCTGTTGGGATcatgaacaaacaaaagactGGCATGAGACCCATAAGAGGGAAATCACTACCATTACATGTTGACCCAAGCTGGTCATCTGAGAGGCTGTTGGGTGCTGCcattaaaaaactgaaagattTCAACCAAGATATGAAAGATGTAGAATACATCCTGCTCTACCCTGATGGCtctcaaataaaaaatattccAGGAACTGACACACCCTTTACGATTGAACTCTACAAAGAGGCCGTTGGCAAGTCTTACCAAAGAATTACACTATTTGTCTGCACACTTGAGGACTTTTTGTCAGAAT ATGTTAGTGCTTCagaagatgaggaggatgatgaaGTTATCGTTAGGGTACCACCCGTTACGTCACCCCTCTCTGACACAGTG CTTTGGTCAAGTCCAGAAAGCAGTACACCAGAGCCTATACGTCG GTCACCTTCAATATCCCAAACATCTGATGTGCAA GTTCAGTGTGGTACAGAATCTCAAATGGCATCCACATCAGGAGAACATACTACAAGTTACAA TATCTATACCAATATCTATGCACCTGTCGTTATTGACAGCAGTTCTTCAGATGCTGAGGGAGAGGAGTTGCAAAAGGAAAACTG TGATGAACCTGATGGATTGACGGCTGCAGATGTCATCTCAAATCTGGCTCTGAAGATCAACAAAACCTCCTGTAGCAGATTCAACATTAACAGAGCCAATGTCTGGGATGGTGCCTACCGAGGCTTCAGAAGGTCTTCATATAGTCCCAACTCTGGCATGATGGTGAAATTCTCTGATGACGTGGGGCTGGCTGAAGAGGCAATAGACACAG CTGCAGATGAAAATGAATATTTCTACATTGGAAGAATGATTGCAGTTTCCATTGTCCATGGTGGTCCAGGGCCATGTTGTTTATCTCCAAACTTCTTTATGTACCTTGTTGGAAAAGACAAGACATTCGAGGCACCAATTGATGATATAACAGATGAAGAAATCAAGAAGGCTCTACTAGAG ATAAAGAATGCAACATCTCTAAGTGAGCTCCGAGTAATCTCAGAAAAACACTCAAGCATGCTCCAGACAGCAGGATGCTATCGATTCATGAGGACACTGGAGGATAAGAAGAAGGTAGTAGCGGATTACATTCAGTGGTACTTCATCTACCGAAACCATCTTTCCATCCAAAG TTTCAGAGAGGGTCTAGCAACACTGGATTTTCTAAACGCCCTGGAACAGCATCCTTCACTCTTCTTCTCATTCATGTGCTACACTGAGACCAGGCTGACAGCTGATCTTCTGGAGAACATCTTTCATGTGCAGTTTGGTCCACCTGGCAGCTCTAGGCGTCAAGAGGAGACAAGAGTAATAAGCTACTGGCAAGACTATCTGCTTTCTGTAGACTGTATTAAATTTGGTTGGAAATGTTGA
- the LOC102080603 gene encoding uncharacterized protein LOC102080603 isoform X4, whose amino-acid sequence MYCPFCGFQFENLTKFCCSCGKDISFVPAKDASTEQEHSRAKTVVQQFFKYREGKEAERRMFSKSKKKSMKTVKISVGIMNKQKTGMRPIRGKSLPLHVDPSWSSERLLGAAIKKLKDFNQDMKDVEYILLYPDGSQIKNIPGTDTPFTIELYKEAVGKSYQRITLFVCTLEDFLSEYVSASEDEEDDEVIVRVPPVTSPLSDTVLWSSPESSTPEPIRRSPSISQTSDVQVQCGTESQMASTSGEHTTSYNIYTNIYAPVVIDSSSSDAEGEELQKENCDEPDGLTAADVISNLALKINKTSCSRFNINRANVWDGAYRGFRRSSYSPNSGMMVKFSDDVGLAEEAIDTGPCCLSPNFFMYLVGKDKTFEAPIDDITDEEIKKALLEIKNATSLSELRVISEKHSSMLQTAGCYRFMRTLEDKKKVVADYIQWYFIYRNHLSIQSFREGLATLDFLNALEQHPSLFFSFMCYTETRLTADLLENIFHVQFGPPGSSRRQEETRVISYWQDYLLSVDCIKFGWKC is encoded by the exons ATGTATTGTCCATTCTGTGGATTCCAGTTTGAGAACTTGACAAAATTTTGCTGTTCCTGTGGAAAAGACATAAGTTTTGTACCAGCTAAAGATGCTTCCACAGAACAAGAACACTCAAGAG CCAAGACAGTTGTTCAGCAGTTCTTCAAGTACCGTGAAGGTAAAGAGGCAGAAAGGAGGATGTTCtcaaaatccaaaaagaaatcaaTGAAAACAGTGAAG ATTTCTGTTGGGATcatgaacaaacaaaagactGGCATGAGACCCATAAGAGGGAAATCACTACCATTACATGTTGACCCAAGCTGGTCATCTGAGAGGCTGTTGGGTGCTGCcattaaaaaactgaaagattTCAACCAAGATATGAAAGATGTAGAATACATCCTGCTCTACCCTGATGGCtctcaaataaaaaatattccAGGAACTGACACACCCTTTACGATTGAACTCTACAAAGAGGCCGTTGGCAAGTCTTACCAAAGAATTACACTATTTGTCTGCACACTTGAGGACTTTTTGTCAGAAT ATGTTAGTGCTTCagaagatgaggaggatgatgaaGTTATCGTTAGGGTACCACCCGTTACGTCACCCCTCTCTGACACAGTG CTTTGGTCAAGTCCAGAAAGCAGTACACCAGAGCCTATACGTCG GTCACCTTCAATATCCCAAACATCTGATGTGCAA GTTCAGTGTGGTACAGAATCTCAAATGGCATCCACATCAGGAGAACATACTACAAGTTACAA TATCTATACCAATATCTATGCACCTGTCGTTATTGACAGCAGTTCTTCAGATGCTGAGGGAGAGGAGTTGCAAAAGGAAAACTG TGATGAACCTGATGGATTGACGGCTGCAGATGTCATCTCAAATCTGGCTCTGAAGATCAACAAAACCTCCTGTAGCAGATTCAACATTAACAGAGCCAATGTCTGGGATGGTGCCTACCGAGGCTTCAGAAGGTCTTCATATAGTCCCAACTCTGGCATGATGGTGAAATTCTCTGATGACGTGGGGCTGGCTGAAGAGGCAATAGACACAG GGCCATGTTGTTTATCTCCAAACTTCTTTATGTACCTTGTTGGAAAAGACAAGACATTCGAGGCACCAATTGATGATATAACAGATGAAGAAATCAAGAAGGCTCTACTAGAG ATAAAGAATGCAACATCTCTAAGTGAGCTCCGAGTAATCTCAGAAAAACACTCAAGCATGCTCCAGACAGCAGGATGCTATCGATTCATGAGGACACTGGAGGATAAGAAGAAGGTAGTAGCGGATTACATTCAGTGGTACTTCATCTACCGAAACCATCTTTCCATCCAAAG TTTCAGAGAGGGTCTAGCAACACTGGATTTTCTAAACGCCCTGGAACAGCATCCTTCACTCTTCTTCTCATTCATGTGCTACACTGAGACCAGGCTGACAGCTGATCTTCTGGAGAACATCTTTCATGTGCAGTTTGGTCCACCTGGCAGCTCTAGGCGTCAAGAGGAGACAAGAGTAATAAGCTACTGGCAAGACTATCTGCTTTCTGTAGACTGTATTAAATTTGGTTGGAAATGTTGA
- the LOC102080603 gene encoding uncharacterized protein LOC102080603 isoform X1, translated as MYCPFCGFQFENLTKFCCSCGKDISFVPAKDASTEQEHSRAKTVVQQFFKYREGKEAERRMFSKSKKKSMKTVKISVGIMNKQKTGMRPIRGKSLPLHVDPSWSSERLLGAAIKKLKDFNQDMKDVEYILLYPDGSQIKNIPGTDTPFTIELYKEAVGKSYQRITLFVCTLEDFLSEYVSASEDEEDDEVIVRVPPVTSPLSDTVLWSSPESSTPEPIRRSPSISQTSDVQVQCGTESQMASTSGEHTTSYNIYTNIYAPVVIDSSSSDAEGEELQKENCDEPDGLTAADVISNLALKINKTSCSRFNINRANVWDGAYRGFRRSSYSPNSGMMVKFSDDVGLAEEAIDTGGPTREFLTLLMEAIRTRRIFEGKDYAKYLTFHSKAADENEYFYIGRMIAVSIVHGGPGPCCLSPNFFMYLVGKDKTFEAPIDDITDEEIKKALLEIKNATSLSELRVISEKHSSMLQTAGCYRFMRTLEDKKKVVADYIQWYFIYRNHLSIQSFREGLATLDFLNALEQHPSLFFSFMCYTETRLTADLLENIFHVQFGPPGSSRRQEETRVISYWQDYLLSVDCIKFGWKC; from the exons ATGTATTGTCCATTCTGTGGATTCCAGTTTGAGAACTTGACAAAATTTTGCTGTTCCTGTGGAAAAGACATAAGTTTTGTACCAGCTAAAGATGCTTCCACAGAACAAGAACACTCAAGAG CCAAGACAGTTGTTCAGCAGTTCTTCAAGTACCGTGAAGGTAAAGAGGCAGAAAGGAGGATGTTCtcaaaatccaaaaagaaatcaaTGAAAACAGTGAAG ATTTCTGTTGGGATcatgaacaaacaaaagactGGCATGAGACCCATAAGAGGGAAATCACTACCATTACATGTTGACCCAAGCTGGTCATCTGAGAGGCTGTTGGGTGCTGCcattaaaaaactgaaagattTCAACCAAGATATGAAAGATGTAGAATACATCCTGCTCTACCCTGATGGCtctcaaataaaaaatattccAGGAACTGACACACCCTTTACGATTGAACTCTACAAAGAGGCCGTTGGCAAGTCTTACCAAAGAATTACACTATTTGTCTGCACACTTGAGGACTTTTTGTCAGAAT ATGTTAGTGCTTCagaagatgaggaggatgatgaaGTTATCGTTAGGGTACCACCCGTTACGTCACCCCTCTCTGACACAGTG CTTTGGTCAAGTCCAGAAAGCAGTACACCAGAGCCTATACGTCG GTCACCTTCAATATCCCAAACATCTGATGTGCAA GTTCAGTGTGGTACAGAATCTCAAATGGCATCCACATCAGGAGAACATACTACAAGTTACAA TATCTATACCAATATCTATGCACCTGTCGTTATTGACAGCAGTTCTTCAGATGCTGAGGGAGAGGAGTTGCAAAAGGAAAACTG TGATGAACCTGATGGATTGACGGCTGCAGATGTCATCTCAAATCTGGCTCTGAAGATCAACAAAACCTCCTGTAGCAGATTCAACATTAACAGAGCCAATGTCTGGGATGGTGCCTACCGAGGCTTCAGAAGGTCTTCATATAGTCCCAACTCTGGCATGATGGTGAAATTCTCTGATGACGTGGGGCTGGCTGAAGAGGCAATAGACACAGGTGGGCCTACTCGAGAATTTCTCACCCTTTTGATGGAAGCCATAAGGACGAGAAGAATATTCGAAGGAAAAGACTATGCCAAATATCTCACATTTCATAGTAAAG CTGCAGATGAAAATGAATATTTCTACATTGGAAGAATGATTGCAGTTTCCATTGTCCATGGTGGTCCAGGGCCATGTTGTTTATCTCCAAACTTCTTTATGTACCTTGTTGGAAAAGACAAGACATTCGAGGCACCAATTGATGATATAACAGATGAAGAAATCAAGAAGGCTCTACTAGAG ATAAAGAATGCAACATCTCTAAGTGAGCTCCGAGTAATCTCAGAAAAACACTCAAGCATGCTCCAGACAGCAGGATGCTATCGATTCATGAGGACACTGGAGGATAAGAAGAAGGTAGTAGCGGATTACATTCAGTGGTACTTCATCTACCGAAACCATCTTTCCATCCAAAG TTTCAGAGAGGGTCTAGCAACACTGGATTTTCTAAACGCCCTGGAACAGCATCCTTCACTCTTCTTCTCATTCATGTGCTACACTGAGACCAGGCTGACAGCTGATCTTCTGGAGAACATCTTTCATGTGCAGTTTGGTCCACCTGGCAGCTCTAGGCGTCAAGAGGAGACAAGAGTAATAAGCTACTGGCAAGACTATCTGCTTTCTGTAGACTGTATTAAATTTGGTTGGAAATGTTGA